From the bacterium genome, the window CCTAATGAAACTCCATAAGTGGCTAATTTATTTTTTATTTCTGTGAGTGATTTTTTACCGAAATTTCGAGTTTTTAACATATCATTTTCGGTTTTTTTAACCAATTCACCTAATATTTTAATATTAGCGGCTTTAAGGCAATTAGACGACCTGACTGATAATTCTAATTCTTCGATGTTCATTTTTAAAATATTCTTTAATCTTTCAGTTTCTTTATCCACTATTGGTTCTTCAGATTTGTCTTCTTCCTCCTTAATATCAATAAAAGCCGCGATTTGGTCTTTGATAAGTCTGGCGGCCTGGGCTACGGCTTGATGAGGTTGTAGAACTCCATTTGTCCACACTTCTAATATCAACCGTTCATAATCGGTCATTTGTCCTACGCGGACACCTTCTACTGAATAGGCAACGCGAACTACTGGAGAAAAAAAGGAATCTATGCATATAACTCCGATTGATTCCTGTCCTGTTTTATTCTGTTCAGCTGATACATAACCGTATCCTTTCGCTATTTCTAATTCCATATTTAATTTTCCATCAGTATCCATTGTGGCAATATGGAGATTTTTGTTAAGTATTTCTACTTGTGGTGGACATTGAAAATCCTCTCCCGTTACTTCTCCTTCTCCTTCTTTGTTTAAGTAAATTTTTACTGCTTCAGAATCATGTAATTTTAAAATCAATTTTTTCAGATTTAAAATTATCTCCGGAACATCTTCAACTACCCCTGGAATAGTAGAGAATTCATGAAGAACACCCTCTATTTTTACCGAGGTAATCGCCGCACCTTCTATTGCGGTTAATAACATTCTTCGCAGGCTATTGCCAATAGTTGTTCCTCTACCTGGTTCAAATGGTTCTGCAATTAATTTACCGTAGCTATCAGTTAAAGTTTCTTTTTCCCATTCTATTTTTTTAATCCTTTTTAAGGCACTTATTCCGCCCTTACTACCCATAATTTTTTCATAACCTCCTTAATTTTGGTAATTGGTAACTGGTAACTGGTAATTGGTAACTGGTGAATGGTAATTAGTTACCAATTATCTGCTTTTAATTTTATGAAACCATATTCTATTTTGAATATAACGCCACGATTAACGATTCATTAACTGGCTGGTCAATATCCTGTCTATTTGGCAATGAAACTACATTGGCTAATAATTTATCTTCATCCATTGCTAACCAACTCGGTATCCCTTTAGGTGAGGCGATTGTCTTTAATATTTCTTTAATTCTATCCTGGCTTTTGGGTTTTACGGTAATGGTATCATTTGCCTTGACTAAAAATGAAGGAATATTAACCTTTCTGCCATTAACGATTATGTGGCTATGTCTAACTAATTGTCGTGCCTGTGCCCTTGATTCTGCCCACCCTAAGCGATAGACAATATTATCTAATCGTCGCTCTAACAAGATTAACAAA encodes:
- a CDS encoding DNA-directed RNA polymerase subunit alpha, whose amino-acid sequence is MGSKGGISALKRIKKIEWEKETLTDSYGKLIAEPFEPGRGTTIGNSLRRMLLTAIEGAAITSVKIEGVLHEFSTIPGVVEDVPEIILNLKKLILKLHDSEAVKIYLNKEGEGEVTGEDFQCPPQVEILNKNLHIATMDTDGKLNMELEIAKGYGYVSAEQNKTGQESIGVICIDSFFSPVVRVAYSVEGVRVGQMTDYERLILEVWTNGVLQPHQAVAQAARLIKDQIAAFIDIKEEEDKSEEPIVDKETERLKNILKMNIEELELSVRSSNCLKAANIKILGELVKKTENDMLKTRNFGKKSLTEIKNKLATYGVSLGMKDIDHLLENNKK
- the rpsD gene encoding 30S ribosomal protein S4 gives rise to the protein MARYTESKCKVCRRSGEKLFLKGTRCISEKCSLNKRNYAPGLKGQERKKVSDYALQLREKQKVRHIYGILEQQFRNYYTKAVTQKGITGENLLILLERRLDNIVYRLGWAESRAQARQLVRHSHIIVNGRKVNIPSFLVKANDTITVKPKSQDRIKEILKTIASPKGIPSWLAMDEDKLLANVVSLPNRQDIDQPVNESLIVALYSK